The Gammaproteobacteria bacterium genome has a segment encoding these proteins:
- the topA gene encoding type I DNA topoisomerase, translating to MSKNLVIVESPAKAKTIKKYLGKDFEVLASYGHVRDLLPKEGAVDPEHDFAMKYQPIEKNEKHVAAIAKALKKADALYLATDPDREGEAISWHLCELLREKGVLRDKPVKRVVFHEITKRAIQEAMAQPRDLGLALINAQQARRALDYLVGFNLSPLLWKKIRPSLSAGRVQSPALRLIVEREEEIEKFTPREYWTIEADSARGKDKFVAKLQQYAGKKLTQFSVTRAEQAAEIEKTLTAAAKGQLTVAKVEKKSRKRNPAPPFITSTLQQEASRKLGFSAQRTMRIAQQLYEGVDINGAAVGLITYMRTDSVNLAQEAVAALREFIAGRYGAKAVPKKPNVYKTKSKNAQEAHEAIRPTTASQTPDSVKAHLSADQFKLYDLIWKRTVACQMIHATLHTVSVDLNPGTDGAHVFRATGSTIAEPGFMAVYQEGVDDAKTGDEEKMLPPLQEGDKVKLVKLRSEQHFTEPPPRFSEATLVRALEEHGIGRPSTYAAIISTLQQREYVTLEKRRFHPTDVGRVVNRFLTTYFTQYVDYDFTARMEDELDAISRGEEDWHPVLRKFWEPFRDKVKDIDENVARKDVTQEITDEKCPECGKALSIRLGKRGRFIGCSGYPECNYTRSLGGEERPSEPEKVEGRECPKCGADLYIRTGRYGKFIGCSAYPKCKHIEPLEKPQDTGVTCPACGKGTLLQRKSRYGKIFYSCSTYPECKYAVWNLPVKEPCPKCNWPILTIKTTKRRGTEKVCPQKECDYAVPAENAEQAAAS from the coding sequence ATGAGTAAAAATCTGGTCATTGTGGAATCGCCGGCCAAGGCGAAAACCATCAAGAAATACCTGGGCAAGGACTTTGAAGTACTCGCTTCCTATGGGCATGTGCGCGACCTGCTGCCCAAGGAGGGCGCAGTCGATCCCGAGCACGATTTCGCCATGAAGTATCAGCCCATAGAAAAAAATGAAAAGCATGTGGCCGCCATTGCCAAGGCGCTGAAAAAGGCCGATGCCCTCTACCTTGCCACCGACCCGGACCGGGAAGGCGAAGCCATTTCCTGGCATCTGTGTGAACTGCTGCGGGAAAAAGGTGTGCTCAGGGACAAACCGGTCAAACGGGTGGTGTTTCACGAGATCACCAAGCGCGCCATCCAGGAGGCCATGGCCCAACCCCGCGATTTGGGCCTGGCCCTGATCAACGCCCAGCAGGCCCGCCGGGCTCTGGATTACCTGGTGGGCTTCAATCTTTCGCCCCTGCTATGGAAAAAAATCCGCCCGTCCCTGTCCGCCGGACGCGTGCAAAGCCCGGCTCTGCGCTTGATCGTGGAGCGCGAGGAAGAGATCGAGAAATTCACTCCGCGCGAGTACTGGACCATCGAAGCGGACTCGGCCAGGGGCAAAGACAAGTTCGTCGCCAAACTACAGCAGTACGCGGGCAAGAAGCTGACCCAGTTCAGCGTCACCAGGGCCGAACAGGCCGCTGAAATCGAAAAAACCCTCACTGCTGCCGCCAAGGGCCAGCTCACCGTCGCCAAGGTGGAGAAGAAGTCCCGCAAGCGCAACCCCGCACCGCCCTTTATCACCTCCACCTTGCAACAGGAAGCCTCCCGCAAACTGGGCTTTTCCGCCCAGCGCACCATGCGCATCGCCCAGCAGCTCTACGAAGGGGTGGACATCAATGGCGCCGCCGTGGGCCTGATCACCTACATGCGGACCGACTCGGTGAATCTGGCGCAAGAAGCCGTGGCGGCGCTGCGGGAATTTATCGCCGGACGCTACGGCGCCAAAGCGGTGCCGAAAAAACCCAATGTTTACAAAACCAAGTCCAAAAACGCGCAAGAGGCCCATGAAGCCATCCGGCCGACCACCGCCAGCCAGACGCCGGACTCGGTCAAAGCCCACTTGAGCGCCGATCAGTTCAAACTCTACGATCTGATCTGGAAGCGCACCGTCGCCTGCCAGATGATCCACGCCACTTTGCACACGGTGAGCGTGGATCTAAACCCCGGCACCGACGGCGCCCACGTTTTCCGGGCTACCGGTTCCACCATTGCCGAGCCGGGTTTCATGGCCGTCTACCAGGAAGGGGTGGACGACGCCAAAACCGGCGACGAAGAGAAAATGCTGCCGCCTTTGCAAGAGGGCGACAAAGTGAAGCTGGTGAAACTGCGTTCAGAACAGCATTTCACCGAGCCACCACCGCGCTTCAGCGAAGCCACCCTGGTGCGGGCCCTGGAAGAGCACGGCATCGGCCGGCCCTCCACCTATGCCGCCATCATTTCCACGCTGCAGCAGCGCGAATACGTTACCCTGGAAAAACGCCGCTTCCATCCCACCGATGTGGGGCGGGTGGTCAACCGTTTTCTGACCACCTACTTCACCCAATACGTGGACTACGACTTCACCGCCCGCATGGAAGACGAGCTGGACGCCATTTCCCGCGGTGAAGAGGACTGGCACCCGGTACTGCGCAAGTTCTGGGAACCGTTCCGGGACAAGGTCAAAGACATCGACGAGAACGTCGCGCGCAAAGACGTCACCCAGGAGATAACGGACGAGAAGTGCCCCGAGTGTGGCAAAGCCTTGAGTATCCGCCTGGGCAAGCGCGGACGCTTCATCGGCTGCAGCGGTTATCCCGAATGCAACTATACCCGCAGCCTGGGCGGCGAAGAGCGTCCCTCTGAACCTGAGAAAGTGGAAGGACGCGAGTGCCCCAAATGCGGCGCCGATTTATACATCCGCACAGGGCGCTACGGGAAATTCATCGGCTGCAGCGCCTATCCCAAATGCAAGCACATCGAGCCACTGGAAAAACCCCAGGACACCGGCGTGACCTGTCCGGCATGCGGCAAGGGCACGCTGCTGCAGCGAAAATCCCGCTACGGCAAGATTTTCTATTCCTGCTCCACCTACCCTGAGTGCAAGTACGCCGTGTGGAATCTTCCGGTGAAAGAGCCCTGCCCCAAATGCAACTGGCCCATTCTCACCATCAAAACCACCAAGCGGCGGGGCACGGAGAAAGTCTGCCCCCAAAAAGAATGCGATTATGCCGTGCCCGCTGAAAATGCGGAGCAGGCCGCTGCAAGCTGA
- the cysB gene encoding HTH-type transcriptional regulator CysB, protein MTLRQLRYIVEVVKNGFNVSQAAASLHTAQPGVSHQIQLLEDELKVQIFERKGKRLMGLTHPGRAVVEIAERVLGEVDNIKRVGDEFSSETRGTLSIATTHTQARYALPAVIRAFTQRYPEVRLDIHQGNPAQVSEMAATGSVDFAIATEAIEQFAELVMLPCYQWNRCVVVPPGHPLTEVKPLTLEAIARYPVVTYDFAFTGRSKINSAFEARGLQPNVVLTAIDSDVIKTYVELGLGVGILAKMAYDPSRDAHLVALDAAHLFEPSTTRIGIRRGRFLRAYAFEFIHLFAPHLDRDAIVAALQQ, encoded by the coding sequence ATGACCCTGCGCCAATTGCGTTACATCGTGGAAGTGGTCAAAAACGGCTTCAATGTATCCCAGGCCGCGGCCAGCCTGCACACCGCCCAGCCCGGCGTGAGCCATCAGATCCAGCTTCTTGAGGATGAACTCAAGGTGCAGATCTTCGAGCGCAAAGGCAAGCGTTTGATGGGGCTCACCCACCCCGGCCGGGCGGTGGTGGAGATTGCCGAACGGGTGCTGGGAGAGGTGGATAACATCAAGCGGGTGGGGGATGAGTTTTCCAGCGAGACCCGGGGCACCTTGTCCATTGCCACCACGCATACCCAGGCCCGCTATGCCCTGCCGGCGGTGATTCGAGCATTCACGCAGCGATACCCCGAAGTGCGCCTGGACATCCATCAGGGCAATCCGGCCCAGGTGTCGGAGATGGCCGCCACGGGCAGCGTTGATTTTGCCATCGCCACGGAGGCCATTGAGCAGTTTGCCGAGTTGGTGATGCTGCCCTGCTACCAGTGGAACCGCTGTGTGGTGGTACCACCGGGACATCCCCTGACGGAGGTGAAGCCGCTCACCTTGGAGGCCATCGCCCGCTATCCCGTCGTCACCTACGATTTCGCCTTCACCGGGCGATCAAAGATCAACAGCGCCTTCGAGGCCAGGGGTTTGCAGCCCAATGTGGTGCTGACGGCCATCGATTCCGATGTGATCAAAACTTATGTGGAACTGGGGCTGGGGGTGGGAATACTGGCGAAAATGGCCTACGACCCGAGCCGGGATGCCCACCTGGTGGCGCTGGATGCGGCCCACCTGTTCGAGCCCAGCACCACCCGTATCGGCATCCGCCGGGGGCGCTTCCTGCGTGCCTACGCCTTCGAGTTCATCCATCTTTTCGCGCCCCATCTGGATCGCGATGCCATAGTGGCGGCCTTGCAACAATAG